One genomic region from Bradyrhizobium icense encodes:
- a CDS encoding DUF2336 domain-containing protein — protein MIISPALIPELDDIVSRGDPKRRADAARRVSELFLQGAASFRPDHVDLFDGVLTSLVPHAEIEARAELAERLSTLANAPRGLVGQLAHEDEIAIAGPLLRRSPVIDEKMLLEIASMKGQGHLLAMAERPTLSADLTDVMIARGDRAVVRRAAGNAGAAFSSNGYSSLIKRAGQDGVLTIRLGQRDDLSPAQLKELLSGSIDVIRRRLFQVAKPERQADIKQAMTAIIGPSEREERRDFVPAQRTVLKLHREGALGEGALLNFARAFKYEESIAALSAMTGVKIETLDRLISGERYDPILIAGKAIDLEWATVRALILVRLGPNRTASPADIESARVNYVRLMPMTAQRVVEFWKTR, from the coding sequence ATGATCATTTCACCAGCGCTGATCCCGGAACTCGACGACATCGTCAGTCGTGGCGACCCCAAGCGCCGCGCCGATGCCGCGCGCCGTGTCAGCGAGCTCTTTCTACAGGGCGCGGCGAGCTTCCGCCCCGATCACGTCGATCTGTTCGACGGGGTCCTGACCAGCCTCGTTCCGCATGCCGAGATCGAGGCGCGCGCCGAGTTGGCCGAGCGCTTGTCGACGCTGGCGAATGCGCCGCGCGGTCTGGTCGGCCAGCTCGCCCATGAAGATGAAATCGCCATTGCAGGCCCGTTGCTGCGCCGCTCGCCGGTCATCGATGAAAAAATGCTACTCGAAATTGCGTCCATGAAGGGCCAGGGTCATCTGCTGGCGATGGCGGAGCGGCCTACGCTTTCGGCCGATCTCACCGACGTCATGATCGCCCGCGGCGACCGCGCGGTGGTCAGGCGCGCCGCCGGCAATGCGGGCGCGGCCTTCTCGTCGAACGGCTATTCGTCGCTGATCAAGCGCGCCGGCCAGGACGGCGTGCTGACGATCAGGCTCGGCCAGCGCGACGATCTGTCACCTGCGCAACTGAAGGAGCTGCTCTCCGGCTCGATCGACGTCATCCGTCGCCGCCTGTTCCAAGTCGCCAAGCCCGAGCGGCAGGCCGACATCAAGCAGGCGATGACCGCCATCATCGGCCCGTCCGAGCGCGAGGAGCGGCGCGACTTCGTGCCGGCACAGCGCACGGTGCTGAAACTTCATCGCGAGGGCGCGCTCGGCGAAGGCGCATTGCTCAACTTTGCCAGGGCCTTCAAATACGAGGAGTCGATCGCCGCGCTGTCGGCGATGACCGGCGTCAAGATCGAAACCCTCGACCGTCTGATCAGTGGTGAGCGCTACGATCCGATCCTGATCGCCGGCAAAGCCATCGATCTCGAATGGGCGACGGTGCGCGCGCTGATCCTGGTTCGGCTCGGTCCGAACCGGACGGCGTCCCCCGCCGACATCGAAAGCGCGCGTGTGAACTACGTGCGCCTGATGCCCATGACTGCCCAGCGCGTCGTCGAGTTCTGGAAGACGCGGTAA
- the trmB gene encoding tRNA (guanosine(46)-N7)-methyltransferase TrmB, with product MVSPRDIGHRDAPPDDGTSAHARGSFFGRRKGHKLRIHQADLIDNLLPHLALDIGAPAPERLADLFDGGPEDVRLEIGFGGGEHLIAEAQAFPNIGFIGCEPYVNGMAKILSQIEAHNLRNIRLYAGDAAELLAWLPPRTLARIDLIHPDPWPKRRHWKRRFVQDATVAAMARILKGGGEFRFVSDIDDYCAWTLAHLMHSSDFVWTAERAADWQKPWEGYTMTRYGRKAEREGRVAAYLRFRKIS from the coding sequence ATGGTCTCACCGCGCGACATCGGCCACCGCGACGCGCCGCCGGATGACGGCACATCTGCGCATGCGCGCGGCTCGTTCTTCGGCCGCCGCAAGGGCCACAAGCTCCGCATCCACCAGGCCGACCTGATCGACAATCTGCTGCCGCATCTGGCGCTCGACATCGGAGCGCCGGCGCCAGAGCGGCTTGCCGATCTCTTCGATGGCGGACCTGAGGATGTCAGGCTCGAAATCGGCTTCGGCGGCGGCGAACATCTGATCGCGGAGGCGCAGGCGTTTCCGAACATCGGTTTCATCGGCTGCGAGCCGTATGTGAACGGCATGGCGAAAATCCTGAGCCAGATCGAGGCGCATAATCTCCGCAATATCAGGCTCTATGCCGGCGACGCTGCAGAGTTGCTGGCCTGGCTGCCGCCGCGGACGCTGGCGCGGATCGACCTGATCCATCCCGATCCCTGGCCGAAACGGCGGCACTGGAAGCGGCGCTTCGTGCAGGATGCGACGGTTGCGGCCATGGCGCGCATCCTCAAGGGTGGCGGCGAATTCCGCTTCGTCAGCGACATCGACGATTACTGCGCCTGGACGCTGGCGCACCTGATGCACAGCTCCGATTTTGTCTGGACCGCCGAGCGCGCCGCCGACTGGCAAAAGCCATGGGAGGGCTACACCATGACGCGCTACGGCCGCAAAGCCGAGCGCGAGGGAAGAGTGGCGGCGTATTTGAGGTTTCGCAAAATAAGTTGA
- a CDS encoding M20 family metallopeptidase, translating to MTTTNPFDSAPILEGIRRWVEIESPTEAPEQVNKLADLVAESYRDLPATVERIAGHSGCGDHLVARSAWGQGEPGILVLSHLDTVHPLGFIERLPFRIEGDSAFGPGIYDMKGGAYLAYHAFRQVCADSARPPLGITQLYVSDEEIGSPTSRALIEAEGRTAKYVLVTEPARDGGKIVTGRKGVGRFEVFIKGVPSHAGTRPEDGRSAIRELGHVIQTLEAMNDLTRGITVNVGVVRGGTRPNVIAEDAYAEVDLRVPTMSDADELASKILNVKSRTEGVTVKVIGELNRPPYEKSNAGAALYEHARTIAAEIGFDLVDTSTGGGSDGNFTAPHTATLDGLGVDGRGAHTHYEQMYISSIEPRARLLYRLYQTLR from the coding sequence ATGACGACAACCAATCCCTTCGATTCTGCACCTATCCTCGAGGGCATTCGCCGCTGGGTCGAAATCGAGAGCCCGACCGAAGCGCCCGAGCAGGTCAACAAGCTCGCTGACCTCGTCGCTGAAAGCTATCGCGATCTGCCCGCGACGGTGGAGCGGATCGCCGGGCACTCCGGCTGCGGCGATCACCTGGTGGCGCGCTCGGCATGGGGGCAGGGTGAACCGGGAATCCTGGTGCTGAGCCATCTCGATACGGTGCATCCGCTTGGCTTCATCGAGCGCCTCCCATTCCGGATCGAGGGCGACAGCGCGTTCGGCCCGGGCATCTACGACATGAAGGGCGGCGCCTATCTCGCCTATCATGCATTTCGGCAAGTCTGCGCCGATAGTGCACGCCCGCCGCTCGGCATCACGCAGCTCTATGTCTCCGACGAAGAGATCGGCAGCCCGACTTCGCGCGCGCTGATCGAGGCCGAGGGCCGCACGGCGAAATACGTGCTGGTCACCGAACCGGCGCGCGACGGTGGCAAGATCGTTACCGGACGCAAGGGCGTCGGCCGCTTCGAGGTGTTCATCAAGGGCGTGCCTTCGCATGCCGGCACCCGGCCGGAGGACGGCCGCAGCGCCATTCGCGAACTCGGCCACGTCATTCAAACACTGGAGGCGATGAACGACCTGACGCGCGGCATCACCGTCAATGTCGGCGTCGTCAGAGGCGGCACCAGGCCGAACGTGATTGCGGAAGACGCCTATGCCGAGGTCGATTTGCGCGTGCCGACGATGTCTGATGCCGACGAGCTCGCATCAAAAATCCTCAATGTGAAATCACGCACCGAAGGCGTCACCGTCAAGGTGATCGGCGAGCTGAACCGTCCGCCATACGAAAAGAGCAATGCCGGCGCGGCGCTCTACGAGCATGCCAGGACAATAGCGGCGGAGATCGGCTTCGACCTGGTCGACACCTCGACCGGCGGCGGCTCCGACGGCAATTTCACCGCGCCGCATACCGCAACCCTCGACGGGCTCGGCGTCGACGGCCGCGGCGCGCATACCCATTACGAGCAGATGTACATCTCTTCGATCGAGCCGAGGGCGCGGCTGTTGTACCGGCTGTACCAGACACTGCGATGA
- a CDS encoding helix-turn-helix domain-containing protein produces MSTKAPNPVDKYVGSRVRMRRIMLGMSQEKLGEALGLTFQQVQKYEKGTNRVGASRLQQISEILQVPVSFLFDGGPSGVANADGFGDGASPAYVSDFLATSEGLALTRAFTRITDSKMRRSIVELVEQIASRDGPDPR; encoded by the coding sequence ATGTCCACCAAAGCGCCCAATCCGGTCGACAAATATGTCGGCAGCCGCGTCCGGATGCGCCGCATCATGCTGGGCATGAGCCAGGAAAAGCTGGGCGAAGCGCTCGGCCTCACGTTCCAGCAGGTTCAGAAATACGAAAAAGGCACCAACCGGGTCGGCGCCAGCCGCTTGCAGCAGATTTCCGAGATTTTGCAGGTGCCGGTGTCGTTTCTGTTCGATGGCGGGCCGAGCGGCGTGGCGAATGCGGACGGGTTTGGCGACGGCGCCTCTCCAGCCTACGTGTCCGATTTCCTCGCGACGTCGGAGGGCCTGGCGCTGACGCGCGCGTTCACGCGCATCACCGATTCCAAAATGCGCCGCTCCATCGTCGAGTTGGTCGAGCAGATTGCGTCGCGCGACGGCCCCGACCCGCGCTGA
- the lnt gene encoding apolipoprotein N-acyltransferase, protein MAGLSIILAWGWKRAAIALVAGAMSALSMAPFNAWPVLFVTFPVVVWLIDGAAAGKWRGMPAAAMAGFWFGLGYFVPGLYWIGNAFLVDAPTFAWLMPFAVLGLPAYLALFPALGFALARLIWTRDASRVLALAIGLTVSEWLRGYVLSGFPWNAFGYALSEPLALAQAASLIGLWGMTFLSVAIFASPAALIDGSSRGRRPWIAPVAALALLAAMGIYGAVRLSLQPTALTKVKLRIMQPNLQQDVKFNYGAKAEVMQKYLALSDRASGPHSTGVRDVPILIWPESAFPFFLTREADAMAQIAELLPKGTVLMTGSVRAPDGTPGARVSRAYNSIYVIDHDGGVLSVYDKLHLVPFGEYLPFQEWMEKLGFVQLTKVHGGFIPGTRRRAMEIPNAPRALPLICYEAIFPGNVAARDDRPGWIVNLTNDGWFGNSTGPYQHLQQARLRAIEEGLPMVRAANTGISAVIDPSGRIVARLGLGIEGVLDASLPSALPPTVYARLGDIPAAVIVAVALVVVVRRRVAKHAA, encoded by the coding sequence ATGGCGGGACTTTCGATCATCCTGGCCTGGGGCTGGAAGCGCGCAGCGATCGCGCTCGTCGCCGGCGCGATGTCGGCACTGTCGATGGCGCCGTTCAACGCCTGGCCGGTGCTGTTTGTGACGTTTCCGGTCGTGGTCTGGCTTATTGACGGAGCTGCGGCCGGAAAATGGCGCGGCATGCCGGCGGCGGCGATGGCAGGCTTCTGGTTCGGGCTCGGCTATTTCGTGCCCGGGCTGTACTGGATCGGCAACGCTTTCCTGGTGGATGCGCCGACCTTCGCCTGGCTGATGCCGTTCGCGGTGCTCGGCCTGCCGGCCTATCTCGCCTTGTTTCCGGCGCTCGGCTTCGCGCTGGCGCGGCTGATCTGGACGCGGGATGCGTCGCGGGTCCTGGCGCTTGCGATCGGGCTCACGGTCAGCGAATGGCTGCGCGGCTATGTGCTATCGGGCTTCCCGTGGAATGCCTTCGGCTACGCGCTGTCGGAGCCCTTGGCGCTGGCGCAGGCCGCATCGCTGATCGGGCTGTGGGGCATGACTTTCCTCAGCGTCGCCATCTTTGCCAGCCCGGCGGCGCTGATCGACGGGTCTTCGCGCGGCCGCAGGCCCTGGATTGCGCCGGTGGCGGCGCTCGCGCTGCTCGCGGCGATGGGAATTTACGGCGCCGTGCGGCTATCGCTGCAGCCGACGGCTCTGACCAAGGTCAAGCTACGCATCATGCAGCCGAACCTGCAGCAGGACGTCAAATTCAACTATGGCGCCAAAGCGGAGGTGATGCAGAAATACCTTGCCCTGTCCGATCGCGCTTCAGGCCCGCACTCCACCGGCGTGCGCGACGTGCCGATCCTGATCTGGCCGGAATCGGCTTTCCCGTTTTTCCTGACGCGCGAAGCCGACGCGATGGCACAGATCGCCGAGCTCCTGCCCAAGGGCACGGTGCTGATGACCGGCTCGGTGCGCGCCCCCGACGGCACGCCCGGCGCCCGCGTCTCCCGCGCCTACAATTCGATATATGTGATCGACCATGACGGCGGCGTGCTGTCGGTCTACGACAAGCTGCATCTGGTGCCGTTCGGCGAGTACCTGCCATTTCAGGAATGGATGGAAAAGCTCGGCTTCGTGCAACTGACGAAGGTCCACGGCGGCTTCATTCCGGGCACGCGGCGCCGTGCGATGGAGATCCCGAATGCGCCACGCGCGCTACCGCTGATTTGTTATGAAGCGATTTTTCCCGGAAATGTGGCGGCGCGTGACGATCGTCCCGGCTGGATCGTCAACCTGACCAACGACGGCTGGTTTGGAAATTCGACAGGTCCCTACCAGCACCTGCAGCAGGCGCGGCTGCGTGCGATCGAGGAAGGTCTGCCGATGGTGCGCGCCGCCAACACCGGCATCTCGGCAGTGATCGATCCCTCAGGACGAATTGTGGCACGGCTCGGCCTCGGCATCGAAGGCGTGCTGGATGCCAGCCTGCCATCCGCGCTGCCGCCGACGGTTTATGCTCGCCTTGGAGATATCCCGGCGGCTGTCATTGTGGCCGTTGCCTTGGTGGTTGTCGTCAGACGCCGCGTTGCGAAGCACGCTGCCTGA
- a CDS encoding hemolysin family protein → MPDSDPIQDNPRDTRNLPVVVQEGEVLRPTAESWLIRAIRTLFGWSAGSVRADLQVVLDTSTPDDAGFSAIERTMLRNILGLNERRIADVMVHRADIVAVKRDIPLGELMSLFESAAHSRLVVYDETLDDPEGIVHIRDLLAFMTAKGRVGDTTKPKRKKPFPAGLDLRAVDLAMPLAEANIIRKLLYVPPSMRAIDLLAQMQASRIHLALVVDEYGGTDGLVSIEDIVEQIVGEIDDEHDSDEPPAIVRQGDNAFIADARASLEDARKMIGEEFVPGEAGEEVETLGGYLVAQVGRLPVRGEVIAGPGNFEIEVLDADPRRVKRLRIGIRKERPAARATRERSRREAAPDTSAPPTNDNTPPPGDGAGSQ, encoded by the coding sequence ATGCCGGACTCCGACCCGATACAGGACAATCCGCGCGACACGCGCAACCTGCCGGTAGTGGTGCAGGAAGGCGAGGTTCTGCGTCCGACCGCCGAGAGCTGGCTGATACGGGCGATCCGCACGCTGTTCGGCTGGAGCGCGGGATCGGTGCGCGCCGATCTTCAGGTGGTGCTCGACACTTCCACCCCTGACGATGCCGGCTTTTCCGCCATCGAGCGCACCATGCTGCGCAACATCCTCGGCCTCAACGAGCGGCGCATCGCCGACGTGATGGTGCATCGCGCCGATATCGTCGCGGTCAAGCGCGATATTCCGCTTGGCGAACTGATGAGCCTGTTCGAAAGCGCGGCGCACTCGCGGCTCGTAGTCTACGACGAAACGCTCGACGATCCCGAAGGCATCGTTCACATCCGCGATCTCCTGGCATTCATGACCGCGAAGGGGCGGGTCGGCGATACCACCAAGCCCAAGCGCAAGAAGCCATTCCCTGCTGGCCTCGACCTGCGTGCGGTCGACCTCGCAATGCCGCTGGCGGAGGCCAACATCATCCGCAAGCTTCTCTACGTGCCGCCGTCGATGCGGGCGATCGACCTCTTGGCGCAGATGCAGGCGTCGCGCATCCATCTGGCGCTGGTGGTAGACGAATATGGCGGCACCGACGGGCTGGTGTCGATCGAGGACATCGTCGAGCAGATCGTCGGCGAAATCGACGACGAGCACGACAGCGACGAGCCGCCGGCGATCGTTCGGCAGGGCGACAACGCCTTCATTGCCGATGCCCGCGCCAGCCTCGAGGACGCGCGCAAGATGATCGGCGAGGAATTCGTCCCCGGCGAGGCCGGCGAGGAGGTCGAGACGCTTGGCGGCTATCTGGTCGCGCAGGTCGGCCGCCTGCCGGTGCGCGGCGAGGTGATTGCGGGCCCGGGCAATTTCGAGATCGAGGTGCTCGATGCCGACCCGCGGCGGGTGAAGCGGCTGCGGATCGGGATTCGCAAAGAACGTCCCGCGGCACGCGCGACGCGCGAGCGAAGCCGCCGCGAGGCCGCGCCCGATACCAGCGCGCCGCCGACCAACGATAATACGCCGCCCCCCGGCGATGGAGCCGGCTCGCAGTGA